From one Microbacterium sp. 10M-3C3 genomic stretch:
- a CDS encoding BTAD domain-containing putative transcriptional regulator codes for MLAVETTSIGIHPAPHVSLLDGPSVTQGGLRIAVPEGSKRLVAFLALHSGPVDRMFVACSLWPDGSDERASGNLRTALWRLRGAGITVVESEAHSVRLSEDAVVDVAVLCAWADRVILGSSSPPDLAVPPQLVTAVDLLPGWYEDWVAFEREAIRQRMLHALESLAAGLAGYGRPADAIEAAMAAVRIEPLRESAHRTLASVHLEEGNVFEAVRVFRDYRGRVRRELGAEPSARFADLLRPHVAGRVLAAN; via the coding sequence ATGCTCGCGGTGGAGACGACCTCGATAGGGATCCATCCGGCCCCGCACGTGTCGCTGCTGGACGGTCCGAGCGTCACGCAGGGCGGCCTGCGCATCGCCGTGCCCGAGGGGAGCAAGCGCCTCGTCGCGTTCCTCGCGCTGCATTCCGGGCCGGTCGATCGCATGTTCGTCGCCTGCAGCCTGTGGCCGGACGGTTCGGATGAGCGTGCGTCCGGCAATCTCCGCACGGCGCTGTGGCGGCTGCGCGGAGCCGGCATCACGGTGGTCGAATCCGAAGCGCACAGCGTCCGGCTGAGCGAGGATGCGGTGGTGGACGTCGCGGTGCTCTGTGCATGGGCCGACCGCGTGATCCTCGGGTCCTCGAGCCCGCCCGACCTCGCCGTGCCGCCGCAGCTCGTGACCGCGGTGGACCTGCTCCCGGGGTGGTACGAGGATTGGGTCGCGTTCGAGCGCGAGGCGATCCGTCAGCGCATGCTGCACGCCCTCGAGTCCCTCGCGGCGGGTCTCGCCGGCTACGGCCGGCCGGCCGATGCGATCGAGGCGGCCATGGCCGCGGTCCGCATCGAGCCGCTCCGCGAGAGTGCGCACCGGACGCTCGCTTCCGTACACCTGGAGGAGGGGAACGTGTTCGAGGCGGTCCGGGTGTTCCGCGACTACCGCGGCAGAGTGCGCCGCGAGCTCGGTGCCGAGCCGTCCGCTCGATTCGCCGACCTGCTGCGGCCGCACGTCGCGGGACGGGTGCTCGCCGCGAACTGA